In the Helianthus annuus cultivar XRQ/B chromosome 11, HanXRQr2.0-SUNRISE, whole genome shotgun sequence genome, one interval contains:
- the LOC110888423 gene encoding uncharacterized protein LOC110888423: MEITGRNSLSGPDQKLGFDKSKVTCFKCKERGHFKRECPNRERPQIENKPEKALIVNQDDERVAEGFTWDKYIPGSDGQAMMAEIVEVPEMVTEPEMIVEEVPVVVEEVPVENVVDIEEIAAEVYYYQSEQEVLESSMKSIMPPKVFESFAGYFEEPTTGTCPRYEEKKEVVEEMIDVTKELTGETLKDIADKALMGKLKEVLDEESDNSEKSQSEKAVTESEDEDKLYFDFKYPLQNVKIENVEKVSVLRRVMAKQVVKPKEKMNDIFVAGPSVDDEKNYIFSQKVVDDFNAAKKLKEEILKSTFVEYDKRGLPRSILSKWIMDTGVSRHMIGMLALLYDVKSINGSYVGFAGNQGDKIVGHGTLTNGVISFDKVNYIVELENNLLSIS; the protein is encoded by the exons atggagatcacagGCCGAAACAGTCTCTCAGGTCCTGATCAGAAGTTAGGGTTCGATAAATCAAAAGTTACCTGCTTCAAGTGTAAAGAACGTggacatttcaagagagaatgcccgaACCGTGAA AGGCCGCAAATTGAGAACAAACCGGAGAAGGCACTTATcgtgaatcaagatgatgaaagagtaGCTGAAGGTTTTACTTGGGATAAATACATCCCCGGAAGCGATGGGCAGGCCATGATGGCAGAAATAGTTGAAGTACCGGAGATGGTGACTGAGCCAGAAATGATTGTTGAAGAGGTTCCAGTAGTTGTTGAAGAGGTTCCTGTTGAGAATGTGGTTGACATTGAAGAAATCGCTGCAGAAGTTTACTATTACCAGTCAGAACAGGAGGTATTGGAAAGTTCTATGAAATCAATAATGCCTCCTAAAgtgtttgaatcttttgcaggttatttcgaAGAACCGACGACTGGAACGTGTCCAAGAtacgaagaaaagaaagaagttgtCGAGGAAATGATAGACGTGACAAAAGAATTGACTGGAGAGACATTGAAAGATATCGCTGACAAAGCTCTCATGGGAAAGCTAAAAGAG gtgttagatgaagagagtgataactctgaGAAGTCTCAATCTGAGAAAGCTGTTACAGAATCTGAAGATGAGG acaaactttaCTTCGATTTCAAGTATCCTCTTCAGAATGTGAAGattgagaatgttgagaaa GTATCGGTTTTGAGAAGGGTGATGGCTAAGCAGGTGGTTAAGCcaaaagagaaaatgaatgaTATATTTGTCGCTGGACCGAGTGTAGATGATGAAAAGAACTACATTTTTAGTCAAAAGGtcgtggacgatttcaatgcagcgaaaAAGTTGAAAGAGGAGATATTAAAGtcaacttttgtcgaatatgacaaaaga gGGTTGCCCAGGTCTATCCTTTCGAAGTGGATCATGGACACTGGTGTATCGAGACATATGATAGGGATGCTAGCTCTTCTTTATGACGTCAAATCAATAAATGGAAGTTATGTGGGATTCGCCGGAAATCAAGGCGACAAAATTGTTGGACATGGAACATTGACGAATGGTGTCATCTCattcgacaaagtgaactatatTGTAGAGTTGGAAAACAATTTACTTAGCATTTCGTAA